From Callithrix jacchus isolate 240 chromosome 15, calJac240_pri, whole genome shotgun sequence, one genomic window encodes:
- the VHL gene encoding von Hippel-Lindau disease tumor suppressor isoform X1, whose translation MPRRAENWDEAEVGAEESGAEESGPEESIPEELGIQEKMEPGRLRPVLRSVNSREPSQVIFCNRSPRVVLPVWLNFDGEPQSYPTLPPGTGRRIHSYRGHLWLFRDAGTHDGLLVNQTELFVPSLNVDGQPIFANITLPVYTLKERCLQVVRSLVKPENYRRLDIVRSLYEDLEDHPNVQKDLERLTQEHIANQRMAAEI comes from the exons ATGCCCCGGAGGGCGGAGAATTGGgacgaggccgaggtgggggcgGAGGAGTCGGGCGCCGAGGAGTCCGGCCCGGAAGAGTCCATCCCCGAGGAGCTGGGCATCCAGGAGAAGATGGAGCCCGGGCGGCTGCGGCCGGTGCTGCGCTCGGTGAACTCGCGCGAGCCCTCCCAGGTCATCTTCTGCAATCGCAGCCCGCGCGTCGTGCTGCCCGTGTGGCTCAACTTCGACGGCGAGCCGCAGTCCTACCCCACGCTGCCGCCCGGCACGGGCCGGCGCATCCACAGCTACCGAG GTCACCTTTGGCTCTTCAGAGATGCAGGGACACACGATGGGCTATTGGTTAACCAAACTGAATTATTTGTGCCATCTCTTAATGTTGACGGACAGCCTATTTTTGCCAATATCACACTGCCAG TGTATACTCTGAAAGAGCGATGCCTCCAGGTTGTCCGGAGCCTAGTCAAGCCTGAGAATTACAGGAGACTGGACATTGTCAGGTCACTGTACGAAGATCTGGAAGACCACCCAAATGTGCAGAAAGACCTGGAGCGGCTGACGCAGGAGCACATTGCAAATCAACGGATGGCAGCGgagatttaa
- the VHL gene encoding von Hippel-Lindau disease tumor suppressor isoform X2: MPRRAENWDEAEVGAEESGAEESGPEESIPEELGIQEKMEPGRLRPVLRSVNSREPSQVIFCNRSPRVVLPVWLNFDGEPQSYPTLPPGTGRRIHSYRVYTLKERCLQVVRSLVKPENYRRLDIVRSLYEDLEDHPNVQKDLERLTQEHIANQRMAAEI, encoded by the exons ATGCCCCGGAGGGCGGAGAATTGGgacgaggccgaggtgggggcgGAGGAGTCGGGCGCCGAGGAGTCCGGCCCGGAAGAGTCCATCCCCGAGGAGCTGGGCATCCAGGAGAAGATGGAGCCCGGGCGGCTGCGGCCGGTGCTGCGCTCGGTGAACTCGCGCGAGCCCTCCCAGGTCATCTTCTGCAATCGCAGCCCGCGCGTCGTGCTGCCCGTGTGGCTCAACTTCGACGGCGAGCCGCAGTCCTACCCCACGCTGCCGCCCGGCACGGGCCGGCGCATCCACAGCTACCGAG TGTATACTCTGAAAGAGCGATGCCTCCAGGTTGTCCGGAGCCTAGTCAAGCCTGAGAATTACAGGAGACTGGACATTGTCAGGTCACTGTACGAAGATCTGGAAGACCACCCAAATGTGCAGAAAGACCTGGAGCGGCTGACGCAGGAGCACATTGCAAATCAACGGATGGCAGCGgagatttaa